TGGATAAGGCAGTTTACCGGTTTAAAGGACATAGAGTTTCACCATCACGCAGGAAGAAGTTATCCGGAGGACTTGTCCGGTTACGATGTTGTCGTTCACTGTGGAGCATGCACTTTAAATAGAAGAGAGATGCTTTCAAGGATAGAAGCTGCTAAAAGAGCCGGCGTTCCAATAACAAACTACGGGATGACAATATCCCTCACTCAAGGGGTGGCAGAAAGGGTGCTTGAACCTTTCCCATCAGCTTTGAGGGCTTTTAGAAACAGCATTAAAAGGAGGAAGAGAAATGTTAACCGAAGAGGCTGTAAAATCCTGGATATCTAACGTTATAAAGCCGGAACAGTATGAAAAATACATGGAAAACGGTAAAGACTTTATCAATGATGAAGAGATATGGGAAAAATTAAAGGTAAACAGCAATCCTGAACCTTCCCGTATAAGAGAGATTATAGCAAAATCTCTTGAACTTGAAAGACTTGAGCCTGATGAAACAGCGGCACTTTTGCACGTTAAAGATGAAGAACTATGGCAGGAGATTTTTGAAGCAGCTGGAAAGATAAAAGAGAAAGTTTATGGAAGGAGAATTGTAACCTTTGCTCCCCTTTACGTTTCCAACTACTGTGTTAATGATTGTGACTACTGCGGTTACAGAATTTCCAACGATAAGGTAAAAAGAAAACGTCTTACAATGGATGAGCTTAGAGAGGAAGTAAAAGCTCTTGTTAAGCAAGGCCACAAAAGGCTTATCATGGTTTACGGTGAACATCCCCTTTCAGATGCAAAGTTTATAGCAGAGACCCTTAAGGTTACTTATGAAACGAAAGTTGGTCACGGAGAGATTAGGAGGGTAAATGTTAACGCAGCTCCTATGAGCGTTGAAGATCTTGAACTTTTAAGGGATATTGGAATTGGAACGTATCAGGTTTTTCAGGAAACATACCACCACGAAACCTACAAGAAACTTCACAGAGGTCTTAAAGCAAATTATCAGTGGAGGTTATACGCACTTCACAGAGCTCAGGAAGCAGGTGTTGACGACGTCGCTATAGGGGCACTTTTCGGCCTTTACGACTGGCGTTTTGAGGTAATGGGACTTCTCTACCACGCTATTGACCTTGAAAAGCGTTTTGACGGCGTTGGACCTCACACAATTTCCTTCCCGAGACTTGAGCCGGCAGTCGGGACACC
The sequence above is a segment of the Desulfurobacterium indicum genome. Coding sequences within it:
- the hydG gene encoding [FeFe] hydrogenase H-cluster radical SAM maturase HydG, giving the protein MLTEEAVKSWISNVIKPEQYEKYMENGKDFINDEEIWEKLKVNSNPEPSRIREIIAKSLELERLEPDETAALLHVKDEELWQEIFEAAGKIKEKVYGRRIVTFAPLYVSNYCVNDCDYCGYRISNDKVKRKRLTMDELREEVKALVKQGHKRLIMVYGEHPLSDAKFIAETLKVTYETKVGHGEIRRVNVNAAPMSVEDLELLRDIGIGTYQVFQETYHHETYKKLHRGLKANYQWRLYALHRAQEAGVDDVAIGALFGLYDWRFEVMGLLYHAIDLEKRFDGVGPHTISFPRLEPAVGTPFYEKQRKYLVSDEDFIKLVAVIRLSVPYTGMILTAREPAEIREKVLPLGVTQLDFGTNIGVGSYSKGAFDPEKQQFLINDNRSLDEGIRWLASTGRITSFCTAGYRCGRTGNYFMDIAKTGKVHHLCMPNAILTFKEYLLDYASPETRKVGEELIKKELEAIDHPKLREIVEEYLKRIENGERDLYV